From Mucilaginibacter gotjawali:
GTCGTTTAACGTAGTGCGGATTGGTGTGACCGATGGAAATAACCGCGTGGCCGCCGTAAAGGTCAAGGTACTCGGTACCTGCAGAATCATAAACAAGGCTACCAATACCTTGTATTATGTTTATTGGATTTATGGGATATACGTCGAATAGTTTCATGTATTTGGGGTAGATATTTTAATTGACCTTCTCTTTAATAAATTCGATAAGATGTTTTTTTAAGGCATGAGTTATTTCATCTATTTCTGTAGCTAAGAAAACGTCTTTATAGGCTTTAACAGTTTCATATATTATGGAACTGTATATTTTCAATTGAATCGTATAGTTGTGGTTATTGAAGTTTGCTTCTAAGCGTATTCTTAAATCAATTGGTGTTTCTGCCCCTTGCAAAGCATACATAATATGCTCCCAACTAATGGTATAAATATCCCATGTGTAAACGTCGTGACCAAAAATTTTAGTTTTTTTAGGTTCATCAGATATTTCTGTCCGCCCCAGTATGCCTTTTAATTCAAAGTTTGAAACATACCTTGTTTCAAATTGTTCATCAAGATTGTTTACACTATGAATATTTTTAGTTTCATTAAAAAGTGTATCAAAATATGTTAAAGTATTTAATACGGTATTCCAAAGTTTGGTATCTATTAGTTTAAAAGTATTGTAAACTATACCCGGCGACTTAGGTATATTTTTAGAAGAGGCTTTTCGTTTTATTAATTCTATTTCTTTTACAAAATCGTCTTCATCTTCTAATGACTCTCCCCTGGCGGCTTTAATTGCGGTTTTTAAAGACCAAACTACTTGTTCGGCTACGTAATTAATTAAAGGTCCGTAATCACCTATATCTGCAAGGTGTAACGCACGTAGGTAATTGTTCTTATCTGATGATTTGATTATTACCGGCGGATAATTATTCTTTAATAAAACATAATTCATTAACAGCCTGGATAGCCGGCCATTACCATCATCAAATGGATGAATCCGTACAAATTTATAGTGAAGTATTGTTGCCAAAGTTACCGGATGCAATGCGTGTTCTTCGTCGCGAAACCAATTTATCAGCTCTTGCATCAGTATTGGTGTTTCTACAGGCGACGCATATTCGAAAATTTCACCATTTTGCAAACGTACAGAATTCGGATATTCCTTATAATTTCCAACTTTTATCTCTCTGCGGGTGTTTTGACCGTCGGGCGTTAGGGCATCTTTCCAGTATGGGCGTACAAGAATAACTTCATTTAAGTTTTTAATTATCTGCTCTGTCAAAGGGCGTTCAATATCTTTAGCCAATTCTTCAACAAAACGGAAGGCTATATCATGCGCTTTCGTTTCTTCGTATTCGCGCATACTATGATTGCCAATTGTATCATCAAACAATAACAACAACTCTGTTTCACCATAAGTCAAAGTATTTCCCTCTATATGATTGGAATTATAGTTAAATTCTAACCTGAATTTTTTATCAAGACGACTTTTATCTTCCGGCTCTAAAGGCTGAAGAGTATTCAATGTAGCGTAAAGTTCATCTACAATGTCAAGATTGTGTTTCATATAAAGTTTAAATTACAATAATAAACAGTCAAATACTATTTATTGGCTAACCTCCTTTAAAATGCTGTGGCTTTAAGCTTTAATCCGGCATCTTCTTTTATTCCAAACATTAAGTTCATATTTTGAACCGCTTGTCCCGATGCACCTTTCAACAGATTATCTATAATGCTGACGATAAATATCTTGTTTCCATGCTTCTTTACCTGGATAAAACATTTATTCGTGTTAACTACTTGTTTTAAATTAATATCATTATGAGTTACATGAGTGAAGGGGTGCTCCTCATAATAAAAATGATATAGCTTTAACACCTCTGCTTCTGTAAGCTTATCACATTCAATATACATAGAAGCAATTATCCCTCTGGTGAAATCTCCGCGATATGGAATAAAATTAATTTCCCCCATTTTTATCTGTTTTTGCTTTTGTTGTAACGACTGACCAATTTCGTTCAGATGCTGGTGCTCAAAAGCTTTATAAACGGAGAGATTATCATTACGCCATGTGAAGTGCGTGGTTGGCGACAGGCTTTGGCCAGCCCCCGTTGACCCCGTTGTGGCAGTAATGTGTATATCATTGTTTAACAGACCACAACTTGCTAATGGCAATAAGCCCAATTGCAGGCAGGTAGCAAAACAGCCCGGATTGGCAATATTGTTGGCTTCTTTAATGGCACCGCGGTTTAATTCGGGCAGGCCGTAAACAAAGCTTTTGGTTTTATGCTTAGCATTTTGACTTAAGCGAAAATCCTGGCTTAAATCAATGATCCTGATATGATCAGGGATCGGGTTGGCATCTAAAAACTTTTTAGCATCGCCATGTCCTACACATAAAAACAATACGTCAATATTATAAGCCAGTTCAGCTGCGAATTTAAGGTCGGTGTCACCAAAAAGATCGGCATGCACTTCGTAAACATGCTTGCCTGCACTGCTGGTGCTGTGCACAAATGCCAGGTTAACATCCGGATGGTTGATCAGGATCCTTAACATTTCGCCACCGGTATAACCGGCGCCACCAACAATCCCTGCCTGTATCTTAGCCCCCCGGCCCCCTAAAGGGGGAGTTTTTTCAGCAATAATTTTATTTAAAGTATCCATCGGTTTCCGTTTGCGTTGTTAAACTCCCCCTTTAGGGGGTTGGGGGGTATTTACCTTATGGTAGATCATCACCTGGTTGCCAAATATTTTCGAGAAACCTTTAACGTCATCGCCTGACCACGTGTTATTCATTTCGCCGTAGCTGCCAAATTTGTTCGACATCAGGTCATGTGACGATTCGATACCAACCACCTGGAAACGATATGGGTTCAATTGAACAAATACTTTGCCGCTTACGGTGTGCTGGGTATCGGTTAAAAATGCTTCGATATTGCGCATAATCGGGTCGTGGAATTGCCCCTCATGAAGCCAGTTGCCGTAAAAGCTGGAAAGCTGGTCTTTCCATGATAACTGCCATTTGGTTAAAACGTGTTTTTCTAAGGTATGATGTGCCTTAATGATGATCAGCGGCGCTGCTGCTTCAAAACCAACGCGACCTTTAATGCCTATAATAGTATCGCCTACGTGGATATCCCTGCCAATACCATAAGGCTGTGCTATGGCCTGCAAAGCCTGGATTGCTTTAGTAGGGTGACTGAATATTTCACCGTCGATGCCGATCAGTTCGCCTTTTTCAAAAACCAGCTCGAGGTTCCGGGTAGCTGTTGAGGTAACCTGGGTTGGCCATGCCTCTTCAGGTAAACCTAAATTAGATGTCAGCGTTTCTTTACCGCCTACGGATGTACCCCATATGCCCTTATTGATTGAATATTTAGCTTTTTCGAAGTTCATATCCACACCATGTTCCTTTAAATACTGGATCTCAGCTTCGCGGCTTAATTTAAGGTCGCGGATCGGTGTGATGATCTGTACATCAGGTACCAGGATATTAAAGATCATATCAAACCGCACCTGGTCGTTTCCGGCGCCCGTGCTGCCGTGGGCAACAAATTCAGCGCCGATCTCTTTGGCATAATTGGCAATAGCCGTAGCCTGGCTTACCCGCTCGGCGCTTACTGATAATGGATAGGTATTGTTTTTAAGTACGTTACCGTAAATAAGGTAGCGGACACAGGTATTGTAAAAGTTCTCCGTTTCGTCAACCACATGGTGCGATGTTACGCCCATTTTATAGGCGCGTTCCTCAACGTTTTTTAGTTCTTCTTCGCTAAAACCGCCTGTATTTACGATGACAGAATGAACTTCGTACCCTAAATCCCGGGTTAAGTAGATGCAGCAAAATGATGTATCCAATCCACCGCTATAGGCTAAAACAACCTTTTTTTTCATTTTATTTTTTATTTATCAAGGGACGTGAAGCATCACGTCTCTACGTTCATTTAATATATTTTTAATTCCTGGCTGAAGCTTTTTATCGCGTTTTCAATCCGCTGAAACAAGGTTGCCTTGCGCGACATGTCTTTTGATTTTTCTTCCAGTTGTTTTGCTTTTTCAACAGGATCGAACAACATGGCGGTACACATACAGTTTTTACGGCCCTTGCTCATCAGGATATCATAATTCACACAGCTTTTGCAGCCGGCCCAAAAATCCTCGTCCTGGGTAAGTTCCGAATAAGTTACAGGTTCATATCCGAGTTCCGAGTTGATTTTCATTACGGCGAGCCCGGTAGTTAATCCGAAGATCTTGGCATCCGGGTATTTTTTCCTGGAGAGTTTGAAAATATTCTCTTTGATGGCCTTGGCAAGGCCTGCCTTCCTGAACTGGGGGTTTACGATCAGCCCCGAATTGGCCACGAAATCACCGTGGCTCCAGGTTTCAATGTAGCAGAAACCGGCCCAGGTACCATCCTTGTGAAAAGCGATCACTGCTTTTCCTTCCAGCATTTTATTTGCCACGTACTCCGGCGAACGCTGGGCTATACCAGTGCCGCGCGCCTTTGCCGACTCGGCCATTTCATCACAGATCTGCTGGGCATAATCAACGTGTTGTCCGCTTGCAACCTGTATATCAAAATCTTGTATGGTCATTGAAATAGAAAAATTACCGTTAAATCATTTGCCGTAACCGGCGTTAATAAACTGATGATCTTTTGTTTGGAGTATAAACGCAAAATAACACGGTTATACATAGGGTTGACGATAAGAATAAATCAAGCCCGGGGCATGTAGGGCCTTCGTCGTGAAGGAGAAAATATAGCAACTGTTAAAACCCAGGCAGCAGCAACCGGGGCGAATATTACCCTGGTAATTGGCTTATTTAAGCTTTGCTGGTTCATTTTAGCGGTGTTATTGTTGTTTTTTAAATTTTGTGCAAAGTATCACATTAATTTTTACTTATGCAAGGGAAATATGAATTGTTTGGATTGTTGTTAGGTTGATAGGTTGGAAAGTTGCAATGTTATGATTTATCGTTGTTGAAGGTTGTTTATCGTTCTAACATTAAAACAACATTACAACCTTTCAACATTACAACTTTTCAACCTTCCCTACTATATCCCCAATAATCATATCGGCATGGATGCGTGAGTTTTCAATGAACCATAAATGGGTGTCCATCCCTCCCACCACCACACCTGCGAGGTATAAGCCGGCTACGTTTGTTTCCATGGTTGTATGATTGTATTCAGGGACGAACCGATCTTCGGATAATTTGATCCCTATCTTCTTCAAAAATTCAAAGTTTGGCTGGTAGCCGGTCATCGCCATTACAAAATCGTTGGGAATAGTTACTAAACCTTCCGGCGTTTCAATATCGACCTCATATTGCCTGATGGCCTTTAAATTGGATTTGAAATAGGCTTTGATGCTGCCTTCTTTGATTCGGTTCATGATATCGGGCCTGATCCAGTATTTAACACGTTCACCTACATCCGCCCCGCGGATCACCAGGGTAACTTCGGCGCCTTTGCGGTAAGTTTCCAATGCTACATCAATAGCTGAATTGCTTGACCCTACAACCACCACCTTTTGCAGGGCATAATAATTCGGATCCTGGTAGTAGTGTTTTACTTTTGGCAGGTCTTCGCCCGGAATGTTCAGTTTTACAGGGATATCATAAAAACCTGTAGATATGATCACGTTTTTAGCCCGGTAGCTTGCCTTTGCAGTGGTAATAATAAAACTACCATCTTCTTTTTTACCCCCGTAACTTCCTCAAAAAGGTTGACAGGCAAATGGTTTGAAGTGGCTACCCTGCGGTAATATTCCAGCGCTTCGGCGCGCACCGGCTTATAACTGTTGGTAACAAAAGGGACGCCGCCGATCTCCAGTTTTTCCGAAGTGGAAAAAAAAGTCATGGTGGAAGGGTAATTGTAGAGTGAATTGACGAGGCAGCCTTTTTCAACAATAACAAAACTAAGGCCTGCCTTTTGTGCTGCAAGTCCGCAAGCAATACCAATTGGGCCGCCGCCTATGATGAGAATATCAAGCATTATTTACAGTAAAAGATGTATCAGCGAAGATAGGCAGATTTTGGGGGATCTGAGGTCAGGGATTTGTTATAATAGATGCGTTTCCGGATGTTATTAATGCTTGATTACTATATTCATCAAGAATATCCAAAAGTACATCTCCATTTACCCTGATCATATCTACATTGATTTTAAAGGGTTCGCTCATTAGCTTTTTTATAAACCTTTTTAAAGGGTTCTGAATATTCGCAAGGTATTCCTTTGGGTTACCAACTTTGATATACAGGTAGGCATTTGCTTCGTCGATTGATATGATGTCTTTCCACAGGTATTTAATATTGTCAGCCAGGTCATAAATACCGGATTCGTTAACAACCAGGATAGGCTTGCGAAAAATTACAAAATTGAAGTATTTGCGATAATTCAGCAAACGTGTAAAACCGATCGCCAGCCAAATAAGATAGATGTAACGAAAACCAGCGTAGCGGAAGTCGCCGTAAAAAGAACAATAAAACGCCATCACAAATGCGAAACCAATAAAGAACATATTCATTACAAAAATGCTGCTGATGCGTGTATCAAATTCCATCTTTTATTATTGTTTCGTTACTTAATTAAGATTTTCTATGCCTTCCGCTTTGATGCTGTAGTCATTTAGTGCATCCACAAATTGATCGTATTTATCCCATCCAAAGTTAACCATACTCAGATCGATAAAATAGGAATCGTTCGGCTTTGGCTTTCTTTTAATGATCGATTGTAAAAACTTCTCAATAGGGGTTGTAATAGTTCGGGGGTATATTTTAGGTTCGTACAAGTAGATTTGCAGGAGATCACGTGGCCCGGTTGCAACTATGTCTTCAATATCCGTCCAATAATATTTTCTGTCATTAAAATGGTCAAAAATGTAAGATTCATTAATTGTTAGCATGGGTTTGTTGATAACATAATAGGCAATATGCTTGACCAGGAAAGGCCCGATAAAAAACAACAACAAAAACAAGTTTAAACAAATTGCTATTATATCGTTTTTCTGATGCCGAAAAAACCGATCTGAATAAACAAATGAGTTTAAAATAAAAAAAACAAGATATAGTAAAACTTATTACCGAATTTGAAGTGATAGGTCATCGTTTTAGAGATAAGGTATTTTCTGAATCTTCTGCATCAATGCTAAAATCATCCATAACCTCTAACAAGTTGTTAAGATTTGCCTTTATAAAGTTTGCATTAATTTTAAAAATATTATTTTTATCATAAGGTTTTCTCAGCAACTTGCTAAAAAAATTATCTCTTTTACTCACCGCGTGATCGACATATTTTATTGGATCGAACAGCGTTATGCGCAAATACCCTTTTTCTTCACGTATACCTTCTATGTCCTTCCAATAAAACTTTATATCTGAAACAAAATCATATACATATTCGTCATTAACGATGAGAATTGGCTTATTAATAAATACCGATAAAAAAATCCTATAATTCATCGAACAGACCAGAAGAGTCAGGATTGCGAATAAAACAATTAGGAAATAATAATCCTGATGGCTTAAGACGGCATTGAAATATAAAGGTATCATCAAAATTGCAGGCCAAAGCAGCCTATGCAAGATAAAGTATAAAATGCTAGCCTTAAATTCCATTTGGTGACAGGTTTACCAAAACTAATTAATTAGCCGGGTAAATGCAAATGACTAACGGCTAATGGCAAAACTCAATTTATTACTCCAAATAATAATGCCTGATCCTTTCCAACCCTTCATCCAGTTCGTAAATTAAAGGTGTTCCTGTCGGGATGTCGAGCTTAGTAACTTCTTCATCTGTTAGGTGATCAATGTATTGCACCAAGGCCCTCAGGCTGTTGCCATGCGCGCAAACAATTACTTTTTGGTTTTTACGGATAGCCGGCACAATAAATTCATTCCAGAAAGGCAGCACTCTTTCCATGGTCTCTTTCAGGTTCTCCGTTAATGGCAGTTCCCTTTCGGTAAGGTGTTTGTAACGGGCAT
This genomic window contains:
- a CDS encoding Fic family protein, with the protein product MKHNLDIVDELYATLNTLQPLEPEDKSRLDKKFRLEFNYNSNHIEGNTLTYGETELLLLFDDTIGNHSMREYEETKAHDIAFRFVEELAKDIERPLTEQIIKNLNEVILVRPYWKDALTPDGQNTRREIKVGNYKEYPNSVRLQNGEIFEYASPVETPILMQELINWFRDEEHALHPVTLATILHYKFVRIHPFDDGNGRLSRLLMNYVLLKNNYPPVIIKSSDKNNYLRALHLADIGDYGPLINYVAEQVVWSLKTAIKAARGESLEDEDDFVKEIELIKRKASSKNIPKSPGIVYNTFKLIDTKLWNTVLNTLTYFDTLFNETKNIHSVNNLDEQFETRYVSNFELKGILGRTEISDEPKKTKIFGHDVYTWDIYTISWEHIMYALQGAETPIDLRIRLEANFNNHNYTIQLKIYSSIIYETVKAYKDVFLATEIDEITHALKKHLIEFIKEKVN
- the argC gene encoding N-acetyl-gamma-glutamyl-phosphate reductase → MDTLNKIIAEKTPPLGGRGAKIQAGIVGGAGYTGGEMLRILINHPDVNLAFVHSTSSAGKHVYEVHADLFGDTDLKFAAELAYNIDVLFLCVGHGDAKKFLDANPIPDHIRIIDLSQDFRLSQNAKHKTKSFVYGLPELNRGAIKEANNIANPGCFATCLQLGLLPLASCGLLNNDIHITATTGSTGAGQSLSPTTHFTWRNDNLSVYKAFEHQHLNEIGQSLQQKQKQIKMGEINFIPYRGDFTRGIIASMYIECDKLTEAEVLKLYHFYYEEHPFTHVTHNDINLKQVVNTNKCFIQVKKHGNKIFIVSIIDNLLKGASGQAVQNMNLMFGIKEDAGLKLKATAF
- the argG gene encoding argininosuccinate synthase, with amino-acid sequence MKKKVVLAYSGGLDTSFCCIYLTRDLGYEVHSVIVNTGGFSEEELKNVEERAYKMGVTSHHVVDETENFYNTCVRYLIYGNVLKNNTYPLSVSAERVSQATAIANYAKEIGAEFVAHGSTGAGNDQVRFDMIFNILVPDVQIITPIRDLKLSREAEIQYLKEHGVDMNFEKAKYSINKGIWGTSVGGKETLTSNLGLPEEAWPTQVTSTATRNLELVFEKGELIGIDGEIFSHPTKAIQALQAIAQPYGIGRDIHVGDTIIGIKGRVGFEAAAPLIIIKAHHTLEKHVLTKWQLSWKDQLSSFYGNWLHEGQFHDPIMRNIEAFLTDTQHTVSGKVFVQLNPYRFQVVGIESSHDLMSNKFGSYGEMNNTWSGDDVKGFSKIFGNQVMIYHKVNTPQPPKGGV
- a CDS encoding N-acetyltransferase, whose protein sequence is MTIQDFDIQVASGQHVDYAQQICDEMAESAKARGTGIAQRSPEYVANKMLEGKAVIAFHKDGTWAGFCYIETWSHGDFVANSGLIVNPQFRKAGLAKAIKENIFKLSRKKYPDAKIFGLTTGLAVMKINSELGYEPVTYSELTQDEDFWAGCKSCVNYDILMSKGRKNCMCTAMLFDPVEKAKQLEEKSKDMSRKATLFQRIENAIKSFSQELKIY
- a CDS encoding STM3941 family protein; this translates as MEFDTRISSIFVMNMFFIGFAFVMAFYCSFYGDFRYAGFRYIYLIWLAIGFTRLLNYRKYFNFVIFRKPILVVNESGIYDLADNIKYLWKDIISIDEANAYLYIKVGNPKEYLANIQNPLKRFIKKLMSEPFKINVDMIRVNGDVLLDILDEYSNQALITSGNASIITNP